From a region of the Megalops cyprinoides isolate fMegCyp1 chromosome 13, fMegCyp1.pri, whole genome shotgun sequence genome:
- the iqgap1 gene encoding ras GTPase-activating-like protein IQGAP1, with product MSTSDEADGLRPRYGSVLDGVERLTAEEMDERRQQNMAYEYLCHLEEAKRWMEACLDEELPPTTELEEGLRNGVYLAKLGNFFAPRVVSLKKIYDREQTRYKATGLHFRHTDNVIQWLNAMTEKGLPKIFYPETTDIYDRKNMPRCIYCIHALSLYLFKLGLAPQIQDLYGKVDFTEEEINNMKSELEKYGIQMPAFSKIGGILANELSVDEAALHAAVIAINDAIDHGVAEGTLAAMRNPNAMLVNIDDSSAQHYQDTLFQAKSEKVANARKRIGENSEAERDVYEELLTQAEIQGNVNKVNVANALASTEQALLSGDEDRLYDALRSQALGLRSLQAQNKGWYLKQLMADRENKEQNSPGEPLTKDELQSGVDLANEDAASYQKMLQAVERINTAIRAGVAENTVAELMNPDARLPQVYPSAAELYQQELASLQQQSAEGSLTHPELLVAVEMLSSVVLINGALDVGDRAAVWRQLGSPVTGLSNVEDEYAQRYMDELMRLKAAAREEGSEYLTWNDIQACVDQVNTTVQEEHERIVAIGQINEALDEGDVQKTLAALQHPAAKLTDVDPLVAQHYYDKLLEARREKAHETQDPSAVLWLDEIQGTVLNSNKDTQEALQFSQAILAINEAVDSGEPAQTLAALRSPGAGLYGVTAECAQTYQDDLAKIKNTKKEKGDNNSEWVKHWVKGGHNYYFNLKTGEGTWEEPASFVPNNTQLNKEEIQSVVSGVTTAYNREQLWLANESLIAKLQARCRGYLVRNGLKERLSFLKEQDPAITCIQAHWRGYKQRKNFKNRKQYLKDHTDDAVKIQAMVRMHQARKKYKDRLKYFKDHMDEIVKIQAFIRANKARDDYKTLINADNPPMAVVRKFVHLLDHSDQDFQEELELMRLREEVVTNIRSNQQLENDLNLMDIKIGLLVKNKITLQEVVSHSKKLTKKNKGELSNLMMMNKQKGGLKALSKEKRDKLEAYQYLFYLLQTNPTYLAKLIFQMPQNKSTKFMDSVIFTLYNYASNQREEYLLLKLFKTALQEEIKSKVDQIQEIVTGNPTVIKMVVSFNRGARGQNALRQILAPVVKEIMDDKTLNIKTDPVDIYKSWVNQMESQTGEASKLPYDVTPEQAMSHEEVRNRLEASITHMRSVTDKFMSAIIVSVDKIPYGMRFIAKVLKDTLNEKFPDATEDELLKIVGNLLYYRYMNPAIVAPDAFDIIDMSAGGQLTTDQRRNLGSIAKMLQHAASNKMFLGDNAHLNPINEYLSNSYQKFRRFLLAACDVPSLEEKFNVDEYSDLVTLTKPIIYISIGEIINTHTLLLDHQDAIAPDHNDPIHELLEDLGEVPTIESLIGENPLPPDDPNKEMMGKTEVSLTLTNKFDVPGEENAEMDARTLLLNTKRLIVDVIRFQPGDTLTEILESPATQEQEVEYQRAMQRRAIRDAKTPEKMKQSKPVVDDSLTLQGKKDKIKSSLQRLAELGKVHPENRYQDLINDIAKDIRNQRRYRQRRKAELVKLQQTNAALNSKTTFYNVQIDYYNQYIKTCMDNLASKGKVSKKPGEAKAKKSKQVSQKYTAARLHEKGVLIEIEDLQTNQFKNVIFEISPSEVVGVFDVKAKFMGVHLETLMLEYQDLLQLQYEGVAVMKLFDRATVNVNLLIFLLNKKFYGK from the exons GTGGATGGAGGCGTGTCTGGACGAGGAGCTGCCCCCCaccacagagctggaggaggggcTGCGAAACGGGGTGTACCTGGCCAAGCTGGGCAACTTCTTTGCCCCGCGGGTGGTCTCCCTCAAGAAGATCTACGACCGCGAGCAGACGCGCTACAAG GCCACTGGGCTCCATTTCAGACACACGGACAACGTGATCCAGTGGCTGAACGCCATGACGGAGAAAGGACTGCCCAAG aTCTTCTACCCTGAAACAACAGACATCTATGACAGGAAGAACATGCCTCGCTGTATCTACTGTATCCATGCGCTCAG TCTGTACCTCTTCAAGCTTGGACTGGCCCCGCAGATCCAGGACCTGTACGGCAAGGTGGATTTCACAG AGGAGGAGATCAACAACATGAAGAGCGAGCTGGAGAAGTATGGCATTCAGATGCCCGCCTTCAGCAAGATTGGCGGCATCCTGGCCAATGAGCTGTCAGTAGATGAAGCAGCCT TGCACGCCGCTGTTATCGCCATCAATGATGCCATCGACCACGGAGTCGCGGAGGGCACGCTGGCGGCCATGCGCAACCCCAACGCCATGCTGGTGAACATCGACGACAGCTCCGCCCAGCACTACCAGGACACACTGTTCCAGGCCAAGTCCGAGAAAGTGGCCAACGCCCGAAAGCGG ATTGGAGAGAActctgaagcagagagggaTGTTTATGAAGAGCTGCTCACCCAGGCAGAGATCCAGGGCAACGTGAACAAGGTCAACG TGGCGAACGCCCTGGCGTCCACGGAGCAGGCCCTGCTCAGCGGTGATGAGGACAGGCTCTACGATGCACTCCGGTCCCAGGCTTTGGGCCTGCGCTCTCTGCAGGCCCAGAACAAGGGCTGGTATCTCAAACAGCTGATGGCTGATCGGGAGAACAAGGAACAG AATTCTCCTGGGGAGCCACTGACAAAGGATGAACTACAGAGCGGGGTGGACCTAGCTAATGAAGATGCTGCTAGCTACCAGAAAA TGCTGCAGGCTGTAGAGAGGATCAACACTGCCATCAGGGCCGGGGTGGCGGAGAACACGGTGGCGGAGCTGATGAACCCGGATGCCCGGCTGCCGCAGGTCTACCCCAGCGCCGCCGAGCTCTACCAGCAGGAGCTGGccagcctgcagcagcagagcgCAGAG GGCTCCCTCACACACCCGGAGCTGCTGGTTGCCGTGGAGATGCTGTCGTCGGTGGTGCTGATCAACGGGGCGCTGGATGTGGGGGACCGGGCGGCCGTGTGGAGGCAGCTGGGCAGTCCGGTCACAGGACTGAGCAACGTGGAGGATGAGTACGCCCAGAG GTACATGGACGAGCTGATGCGCCTGAAGGCGGCGGCGCGGGAGGAGGGCAGTGAGTACCTGACCTGGAACGACATTCAGGCATGTGTGGACCAGGTCAACACGACCGTGCAGGAGGAGCACGAGA GGATCGTGGCCATCGGGCAGATCAACGAGGCCCTGGACGAGGGAGACGTGCAGAAGACGCTGGCTGCGCTGCAGCACCCGGCGGCCAAGCTGACAGACGTGGACCCCCTCGTGGCGCAGCACTACTATGACAAGCTGCTGGAGGCGCGGCGGGAGAAAGCCCAT GAGACCCAGGACccctcagctgtgctgtggttGGACGAGATCCAGGGCACGGTGCTGAACTCCAACAAGGACACCCAGGAGGCCCTGCAGT tctCTCAGGCCATCCTGGCCATCAACGAGGCGGTGGACAGCGGCGAGCCGGCCCAGACGCTGGCCGCCCTGCGCAGCCCCGGCGCTGGGCTGTACGGCGTCACCGCCGAGTGCGCCCAGACCTACCAGGACGACCTGGCCAAGATCAAGAACACCAAGAAGGAGAAGG GTGACAATAACAGCGAGTGGGTCAAGCACTGGGTGAAGGGAGGACACAACTACTACTTCAACCTGAAGACGGGGGAGGGCACCTGGGAGGAGCCGGCCAGCTTCGTCCCCAACAACACCCAGCTCAACAAGGAGGAGATCCAG TCTGTGGTGTCGGGAGTGACCACCGCCTATAACCGCGAGCAGCTGTGGCTGGCCAACGAGAGTCTGATTGCCAAGCTGCAGGCTCGCTGCAGAGGGTACCTGGTGAGGAATGGCCTGAAGGAGCGCCTCAGCTTCCTGAAGGAGCAGGACCCGGCCATCACCTGCATACAG gccCATTGGAGAGGCTACAAGCAGAGGAAGAACTTCAAGAACAGGAAGCAGTACCTGAAGGACCACACCGATGACGCCGTCAAG atTCAAGCAATGGTGAGGATGCATCAGGCCAGGAAGAAGTATAAAGACCGTCTCAAGTACTTCAAAGACCAC ATGGACGAAATTGTGAAAATCCAGGCGTTCATCCGAGCCAACAAGGCCAGGGACGACTACAAAACCCTGA TCAACGCGGACAACCCGCCCATGGCGGTGGTGCGGAAGTTCGTCCACCTGCTGGACCACAGCGACCAGGACTtccaggaggagctggagctaATGAGGCTGCGGGAAGAGGTGGTGACCAACATCCGCtccaaccagcagctggagaacGACCTCAACCTCATGGACATCAAGATCGGCCTGCTGGTGAAGAACAAGATCACACTGCAGGAGGTGGTCTCCCACAGCAAGAAGCTGACCAAGAAGAACAAGGGCGAGCTGTCCAACCTGATGATGATGAACAAGCAGAAGGGCGGCCTCAAGGCCCTGAGCAAGGAGAAGAGGGACAAGCTGGAGGCCTACCAGTACCTCTTCTACCTGCTGCAG ACAAACCCCACCTACTTGGCCAAGCTGATCTTCCAGATGCCCCAGAACAAGTCCACCAAGTTCATGGACTCTGTGATTTTCACCCTGTACAACTACGCGTCCAACCAGCGCGAGGAATACCTGCTGCTCAAGCTCTTTAAGACAGCTCTGCAGGAGGAGATCAA ATCTAAAGTGGATCAGATCCAGGAGATCGTCACCGGCAACCCCACTGTCATCAAGATGGTGGTGAGCTTCAACAGGGGGGCCCGCGGTCAGAATGCTCTGCGGCAAATCCTGGCCCCCGTGGTCAAGGAAATCATGGACGACAAGACGCTGAACATCAAGACCGACCCCGTGGACATCTACAAGAGCTGGGTGAACCAGATGGAGTCGCAGACCGGCGAAGCCAG TAAACTGCCATACGACGTGACCCCAGAGCAGGCCATGAGTCACGAGGAGGTCCGAAACCGACTGGAGGCCTCCATCACTCACATGAGGAGCGTCACTGACAAGTTCATGTCCGCTATCATCGTCTCTGTCGACAAAATCCC GTACGGGATGCGCTTCATTGCCAAGGTGCTGAAAGACACGCTGAACGAGAAGTTCCCGGATGCCACAGAGGACGAGCTTCTTAAG ATTGTGGGGAACCTGCTGTACTACCGCTACATGAACCCTGCCATCGTGGCGCCCGACGCCTTCGACATCATCGACATGTCGGCCGGAGGTCAGCTGACCACCGACCAGCGGCGGAACCTGGGCTCCATCGCCAAAATGCTGCAGCATGCCGCCTCCAACAAGATGTTCCTGGGGGACAACGCCCACCTAAACCCCATCAACGAGTACCTCAGCAACTCTTACCAGAAGTTCAG gCGTTTCCTGCTGGCAGCCTGTGACGTCCCCTCGCTGGAGGAGAAGTTCAACGTGGACGAGTACTCTGACCTGGTGACCCTCACCAAGCCCATCATCTACATCTCCATCGGCGAGATCATCAACACGCACACG CTCCTGCTTGACCATCAGGATGCCATCGCCCCGGATCATAACGACCCCATCCACGAACTGCTGGAGGACCTGGGAGAGGTGCCCACCATCGAGTCACTCATTG GTGAAAACCCTCTGCCCCCTGATGACCCCAACAAGGAGATGATGGGCAAGACGGAGGTGTCCCTCACCCTGACCAACAAGTTTGACGTTCCTGGTGAAGAAAACGCAGAGATGGACGCCAGAACCCTGCTCCTAAA CACCAAACGGCTGATTGTGGACGTGATCCGGTTCCAGCCGGGAGACACGCTCACCGAGATCCTGGAATCCCCCGCCACTCAGGAGCAG GAAGTGGAGTACCAGCGGGCCATGCAGAGACGGGCCATCCGCGACGCCAAGACTCCGGAGAAGATGAAGCAGTCCAAGCCGGTGGTGGACGACAGCCTGACCCTGCAGGGCAAGAAGGACAAGATCAAAAGCAGCCTTCAGCGCCTGGCCGAGCTGGGCAAGGTCCACCCAGAGAACCGCTACCAAGACCTCATCAACGACATCGCCAAG gatatCAGAAACCAGCGAAGGTATAGACAGCGGAGGAAGGCGGAGCTGGTGAAGCTTCAGCAGACCAACGCTGCCCTCAACTCCAAGACCACCTTCTACAACGTGCAGATTGACTACTACAACCAGTACATCAAGACGTGCATGGACAACCTGGCCAGCAAAGGAAA GGTGTCGAAGAAGCCAGGCGAGGCCAAGGCCAAGAAGAGCAAGCAGGTGTCCCAGAAGTACACAGCTGCCAGGCTGCACGAGAAGGGCGTCCTTATCGAGATTGAGGACCTGCAGACGAACCA GTTCAAGAACGTCATCTTCGAGATCTCGCCGTcggaggtggtgggggtgttCGATGTGAAGGCTAAGTTCATGGGAGTGCATTTGGAGACGCTAATGTTGGAGTACCAG GACCTCCTGCAGCTACAGTACGAGGGAGTGGCAGTGATGAAGCTCTTCGACAGGGCCACCGTCAACGTCAACCTGCTCATCTTCCTGCTCAACAAGAAGTTCTACGGCAAATAG